The proteins below are encoded in one region of Paenacidovorax monticola:
- a CDS encoding Ig domain-containing protein — MLALPGAHAGTVVVQSNATFAGAGSGTCTLAQAIYAANLANGADTASRGSATTSAGACSGATPGPNTIEFAAALAGQTLTYAPGDFAAVATNTNTADNYWYGPNALPPIASDITIDGSSRNPSISAGITLKVSLPAGGKRLRFFYVGVDPAYLPGIATPGKGSLTLKNLTLSGGAQHGGDSFRGGGGAGMGGAIFNQGTLQLIGVTLAGNRAQGGNSYALANTVLGGGGMGEDAAGGRGGGFGGTVGSAAGSCCDGQPGRADIQPAPGGAAGRTSANGGLGATLPAIGAGSWGWTPQSHSDGGEGAYGANASGGGGAGFGGQGGAGGVKPSIPANGGRGGNFGEGGQASPDAQVTGVGIGGGGVGGGGGGSSDAGSGAGHGGFGGGGGDAGLSTTGGSGGFGGGAGIATCLAIFTPCDPVIPGTAGFAGGKGGGGGGGGLGGAIFNHMGTVHLRNVTAHGNRADGGTSGNPTGKPGHGYGAVLFNLNGVASIEFTTMAGNGVGPSGAVSSDSVYFLSGPVQEWNDGTYFDDASVYSLAFGNQIKDGTASLATLTIRSSIITGTASGVHDVVSNVVAGLGAGNTGNTATLAYEGSNIVGSSISTMAVPGLQSTQSGPAALSASAGLGALADNGGPTPTLLPTGSAAIDAADSCGSLAADQRGVARMQGARCDLGAVEVRQALLQVQVNGGGSVSASAASPAPLVDAISACTGACSAGYGLEAGPSTVTLTATPAAAGQAMGWSGAGCTAVPGNPQSVTVLMDQARTCQASFGPSGITPAQLPGGTAQQSYSQPLTADGGTAPYLFTATGLPPGLVLGADGTLAGTPTQAGSFHLSVTATDAHQRSIARTYVLAVAPATSYTQGTASASFTPGSGNGTCSFTQSSFTPASASPVPLPRGYSFPQPLFAFRADGCALGDRLTVRLAFPPQSLPYRTVLLKYHSATQQWRPYPAVVTDHSVTYEVTDGGAGDDETGPANGTVVDPVLLAVPLTAPVPTLDRWALWLLMALLGAVAMGRMQRRHGG, encoded by the coding sequence ATGCTGGCTCTGCCCGGCGCCCACGCAGGCACGGTCGTGGTGCAGAGCAACGCCACGTTCGCGGGTGCGGGCAGCGGCACCTGCACCCTGGCCCAGGCCATCTACGCCGCCAACCTCGCCAACGGCGCCGACACGGCGAGCCGCGGCTCCGCCACCACGTCCGCAGGCGCCTGCAGCGGGGCCACGCCGGGGCCCAACACCATCGAGTTCGCCGCGGCGCTGGCCGGCCAGACGCTCACCTACGCGCCCGGCGACTTCGCGGCGGTGGCGACGAACACGAACACGGCAGACAACTACTGGTACGGTCCCAACGCCCTGCCCCCGATCGCCAGCGACATCACGATCGACGGCAGCTCCAGGAATCCGTCAATCAGCGCCGGCATCACGCTGAAGGTGTCGCTGCCCGCCGGCGGCAAGCGCCTGCGCTTCTTCTATGTCGGCGTCGACCCGGCCTACCTGCCGGGCATCGCCACGCCGGGCAAGGGCAGCCTGACGCTCAAGAACCTCACGCTGTCCGGAGGCGCGCAGCACGGTGGCGACAGCTTCCGTGGCGGCGGGGGCGCGGGCATGGGCGGCGCCATCTTCAACCAGGGCACGTTGCAGCTGATCGGCGTCACCCTGGCCGGCAACCGGGCCCAGGGAGGCAACTCCTACGCGCTCGCCAACACCGTCCTCGGCGGCGGCGGCATGGGGGAAGACGCTGCGGGCGGCCGTGGCGGCGGGTTCGGCGGGACCGTGGGCAGCGCCGCCGGCTCCTGCTGCGACGGGCAGCCGGGCCGGGCCGACATCCAACCCGCGCCGGGAGGGGCCGCGGGCCGCACCAGCGCCAACGGCGGGCTGGGAGCGACCCTCCCCGCCATCGGCGCGGGCAGCTGGGGCTGGACGCCCCAAAGCCACAGCGATGGCGGCGAAGGCGCATACGGCGCCAACGCCAGTGGCGGCGGCGGCGCGGGCTTCGGCGGCCAAGGCGGTGCGGGCGGCGTCAAGCCGTCCATCCCGGCCAACGGTGGGCGGGGCGGCAACTTTGGCGAAGGCGGCCAGGCCTCGCCCGATGCGCAGGTCACCGGTGTCGGCATTGGCGGCGGCGGGGTGGGTGGAGGCGGAGGCGGCTCCAGCGACGCGGGCTCCGGCGCCGGCCACGGCGGATTCGGCGGCGGCGGCGGCGACGCGGGCCTGAGCACCACGGGTGGCAGCGGGGGCTTTGGCGGCGGGGCAGGCATCGCCACCTGCTTGGCGATCTTCACTCCCTGCGACCCCGTCATTCCGGGCACTGCGGGTTTCGCAGGCGGCAAGGGCGGCGGCGGCGGCGGTGGCGGATTGGGAGGCGCGATCTTCAACCACATGGGCACGGTGCACTTGCGCAACGTCACGGCCCATGGCAACCGCGCGGACGGCGGCACGAGCGGAAACCCGACCGGCAAGCCGGGCCACGGCTATGGCGCGGTACTGTTCAACCTCAACGGCGTGGCGAGCATCGAATTCACCACGATGGCGGGCAATGGCGTAGGCCCCTCCGGCGCCGTCAGCTCCGACAGCGTGTACTTCCTCAGCGGCCCAGTGCAGGAATGGAACGACGGCACCTACTTCGACGACGCGAGCGTGTATTCGCTGGCCTTCGGCAACCAGATCAAGGACGGAACAGCCAGCCTGGCCACCCTGACGATCCGCAGCAGCATCATCACGGGCACGGCGAGCGGCGTGCACGACGTGGTCAGCAATGTGGTCGCGGGTCTCGGCGCCGGCAATACGGGCAACACGGCCACGCTGGCCTACGAGGGCAGCAACATCGTCGGCAGTTCCATCAGCACCATGGCGGTCCCGGGGCTGCAGTCCACGCAGAGCGGGCCAGCTGCGCTGAGCGCCAGCGCAGGCCTGGGTGCCCTGGCCGACAACGGCGGCCCCACGCCAACCCTGCTGCCCACGGGCAGCGCGGCCATCGACGCCGCGGACAGCTGCGGCAGCCTGGCCGCGGACCAGCGCGGCGTTGCGCGCATGCAGGGTGCACGCTGCGACCTCGGCGCGGTCGAGGTGCGGCAGGCCCTGCTCCAGGTGCAGGTGAACGGCGGTGGCAGCGTGTCCGCCTCCGCCGCCTCGCCCGCACCGCTCGTGGACGCCATCTCGGCCTGCACCGGCGCTTGCAGCGCGGGCTATGGCCTGGAGGCCGGGCCCTCCACCGTGACGCTGACCGCCACCCCCGCCGCAGCCGGCCAGGCCATGGGCTGGAGCGGCGCGGGCTGCACCGCCGTGCCCGGCAACCCCCAGTCGGTGACGGTCCTCATGGACCAGGCACGCACCTGCCAGGCCTCCTTCGGCCCCAGCGGGATCACCCCGGCCCAGCTGCCTGGCGGCACGGCCCAGCAGTCCTACAGCCAGCCGCTGACAGCCGACGGCGGCACCGCGCCCTACCTGTTCACGGCCACGGGCCTGCCGCCCGGCCTCGTGCTGGGCGCTGATGGCACGCTGGCCGGTACCCCCACACAGGCGGGCAGCTTCCATCTCTCGGTCACCGCCACGGACGCCCACCAGCGCAGCATCGCGCGCACCTACGTGCTCGCCGTGGCCCCGGCCACCAGCTACACCCAGGGCACGGCTTCGGCCTCGTTCACCCCCGGCAGCGGCAACGGCACATGCAGCTTCACGCAAAGCAGCTTCACGCCCGCAAGCGCGTCCCCCGTGCCATTGCCAAGGGGCTATAGCTTCCCCCAGCCGCTGTTCGCCTTCAGGGCCGACGGCTGCGCGCTGGGCGACCGGCTCACCGTACGGCTCGCCTTCCCGCCCCAGTCCCTGCCCTACCGCACGGTCCTGCTCAAGTACCACAGCGCCACCCAGCAATGGCGGCCCTATCCGGCCGTGGTGACCGACCACAGCGTGACCTATGAGGTGACCGATGGCGGCGCGGGCGACGACGAAACCGGGCC
- a CDS encoding tartrate dehydrogenase codes for MQQRTYKIAVIAGDGIGKEVMPEGLRAAQAAAQRFGLPLEFHTFDWAHCDYYAQHGKMMPDDWKAQLSGMDAIFFGAVGWPATVPDHVSLWGSLLKFRREFDQYINLRPVRLFEGVPCPLAGRKPGDIDYYVVRENTEGEYTSLGGIMYEGTDREIVIQESVYSRHGANRLLKYAFDLAQSRARKHVTLATKSNGIAISMPWWDQRADEVAKDYPEVTLDKQHIDILTARFVLQPGRFDVVAATNLFGDILSDLGPATTGTIGLAPSANLNPDRTFPSLFEPVHGSAPDIYGKNIANPIAMIWSGALMLDFLTQGQGAGRQAHDAIVGAIEEVIRSGPRTPDLGGSANTTQVGEAIAAAIARG; via the coding sequence ATGCAGCAACGCACGTACAAGATCGCCGTGATCGCCGGAGACGGCATCGGCAAGGAAGTCATGCCCGAAGGCCTGCGCGCCGCGCAGGCCGCCGCCCAGCGCTTCGGCCTGCCGCTCGAATTCCATACCTTCGACTGGGCGCATTGCGACTACTACGCCCAGCACGGAAAAATGATGCCCGACGACTGGAAGGCGCAACTCTCGGGCATGGACGCGATCTTCTTCGGCGCCGTGGGCTGGCCCGCCACCGTGCCCGACCACGTCTCGCTGTGGGGCTCGCTGCTCAAGTTCCGCCGCGAGTTCGACCAGTACATCAACCTGCGTCCGGTGCGCCTGTTCGAGGGCGTGCCCTGCCCGCTGGCCGGCCGCAAGCCCGGCGACATCGACTACTACGTGGTGCGCGAGAACACCGAGGGCGAGTACACGTCGCTCGGCGGCATCATGTACGAGGGCACGGACCGCGAGATCGTGATCCAGGAATCGGTCTACTCGCGCCACGGCGCCAACCGCCTGCTCAAGTACGCCTTCGACCTGGCCCAGAGCCGTGCCAGGAAGCACGTGACCCTGGCCACCAAGAGCAACGGCATCGCCATCAGCATGCCCTGGTGGGACCAGCGCGCCGACGAGGTCGCCAAGGACTACCCCGAGGTCACGCTGGACAAGCAGCACATCGACATCCTCACCGCGCGCTTCGTACTGCAGCCGGGCCGCTTCGACGTGGTGGCCGCCACCAACCTGTTCGGCGACATCCTCTCCGACCTGGGTCCCGCCACCACGGGCACCATCGGCCTGGCACCCTCGGCCAACCTCAACCCCGACCGCACCTTCCCCAGCCTGTTCGAGCCCGTGCACGGCTCGGCGCCCGACATCTACGGCAAGAACATCGCCAACCCCATCGCGATGATCTGGTCCGGCGCGCTGATGCTGGACTTCCTCACGCAGGGCCAGGGCGCGGGGCGGCAGGCCCACGATGCCATCGTGGGTGCGATCGAAGAAGTCATCCGGAGCGGCCCGCGCACGCCGGACCTCGGCGGCTCGGCCAACACCACGCAGGTGGGCGAGGCGATCGCGGCGGCCATCGCCCGGGGCTGA
- a CDS encoding LysR family transcriptional regulator: protein MPPTDDLRVFCTVVRKASFAAAAQELAASPAYVSKRIRLLEQELGVPLLHRTTRRVAVTDQGERVFHWAQRILDDMDQLLQEVAVTRREPQGLLRISSSFGFGRNVVAPALSKLVERHPGLQVRLEVFDRLVDVAGEGFDLDVRVGDEIAPHLIARRLADNHRVLCAAPDYLARRGVPRTPAELPTHDCLVIKERDHPFGLWRLRAGAAEQAVKVTGPLSANNGEMVVQWAVDGRGIALRSQWDVGAHLRAGRLVQVLPEWRQEANVWAVYPTRLQLSAKVRVCVEFLQEYFEHEFEREWAAPLP, encoded by the coding sequence ATTCCGCCCACCGATGATTTGCGCGTCTTCTGCACCGTGGTGCGCAAGGCCAGCTTCGCGGCGGCGGCGCAGGAACTGGCGGCTTCGCCCGCCTATGTGAGCAAGCGCATCCGCCTGCTGGAGCAGGAGCTGGGCGTGCCGCTGCTGCACCGCACCACGCGCCGCGTGGCCGTCACGGACCAGGGCGAGCGCGTGTTCCACTGGGCGCAGCGCATCCTCGACGACATGGACCAGCTCTTGCAGGAAGTGGCCGTCACGCGCCGCGAGCCGCAGGGGCTGCTGCGCATCTCCAGCAGCTTCGGCTTCGGGCGCAACGTGGTCGCGCCTGCGCTCTCCAAACTGGTGGAGCGGCACCCGGGCCTGCAGGTGCGGCTGGAGGTGTTCGACCGGCTGGTGGACGTGGCGGGCGAGGGGTTCGACCTCGATGTGCGTGTGGGCGACGAGATCGCCCCGCACCTCATCGCGCGGCGCCTGGCCGACAACCACCGCGTGCTCTGCGCGGCGCCGGATTACCTCGCGCGCCGGGGCGTGCCGCGCACCCCGGCCGAACTGCCCACGCACGACTGCCTGGTCATCAAGGAGCGCGACCACCCCTTCGGCCTGTGGCGCCTGCGCGCGGGTGCGGCAGAGCAGGCGGTGAAAGTGACGGGCCCGCTGTCGGCCAACAATGGTGAGATGGTGGTGCAGTGGGCCGTGGACGGGCGCGGCATCGCGCTGCGCTCGCAATGGGACGTGGGCGCGCACCTGCGCGCGGGGCGCCTGGTGCAGGTGCTGCCCGAATGGCGGCAGGAGGCCAACGTGTGGGCCGTGTACCCCACGCGGCTGCAGCTGTCGGCCAAGGTGCGCGTGTGCGTGGAATTCCTGCAGGAGTACTTCGAGCATGAATTCGAGAGGGAATGGGCCGCGCCGCTGCCTTGA
- a CDS encoding GatB/YqeY domain-containing protein: MSLKDQITEDMKTAMRAKDSERLGTIRLLQAAMKQKEVDERITLDDAAIVSIVDKLIKQRKDSITAFEGAGRQDLADKEKAEMAVLQAYLPERMSADEVTAAVKAIVAELGAAGPGDMGKVMGVVKTRLAGKADMGQVSAAVKAALAG; encoded by the coding sequence ATGAGCCTCAAGGACCAGATCACCGAAGACATGAAGACCGCCATGCGCGCCAAGGACAGCGAGCGCCTGGGCACCATCCGCCTGCTGCAGGCCGCGATGAAGCAAAAGGAAGTGGACGAGCGCATCACGCTCGACGACGCGGCCATCGTGTCCATCGTCGACAAGCTCATCAAGCAGCGCAAGGACAGCATCACGGCCTTCGAAGGCGCGGGCCGCCAGGATCTGGCCGACAAGGAGAAGGCCGAGATGGCCGTGCTGCAGGCCTACCTGCCCGAGCGCATGTCGGCCGACGAAGTGACCGCCGCCGTCAAGGCCATCGTGGCCGAACTGGGCGCTGCGGGCCCTGGCGACATGGGCAAGGTCATGGGCGTGGTGAAGACCCGCCTGGCCGGCAAGGCCGACATGGGCCAGGTCTCGGCCGCCGTGAAGGCCGCGCTCGCAGGCTGA
- the rpsU gene encoding 30S ribosomal protein S21: MTTIRVKENEPFDVALRRFKRTIEKLGLLTDLRAREFYEKPTAERKRKKAAAVKRHYKRVRSMQLPKKLY, from the coding sequence ATGACCACCATCCGTGTAAAAGAAAACGAACCCTTTGACGTGGCACTGCGCCGCTTCAAGCGCACCATCGAGAAGCTGGGCCTGCTGACCGACCTGCGCGCCCGCGAGTTCTACGAAAAGCCCACGGCCGAGCGCAAGCGCAAGAAGGCTGCCGCCGTCAAGCGCCACTACAAGCGCGTGCGCAGCATGCAGCTGCCCAAGAAGCTGTACTAA